From the Gemmatimonadota bacterium genome, the window CTGCTCCACGGAGAAGGACACCTTGCCCACGGGACCGTGCAGGTTGCCGTTGCGGTCCACACGGTATTCGATCCGGCCCGCCTTGACTTCCCGGACCGCGGGACCGACGTCGAAGGTCACGGTACCGCTCTTCGGGTTGGGCATGAGGCCCCTCGGACCCAGTACGCGGCCCAGCTTGCCGACGTCACGCATGATATCGGGCGTGGCGATCACGACGTCGAAATCGGTCCAGCCCTTCTCGATCTGCTCGATGTAGTCGTCGGCGCCGACGTAGTCCGCGCCGGCCTCCTGGGCGTCCTTCTGCGCTTCGCCCCGGGTCAGCACGAGTACCCTGGTTTCCTTCCCCGTTCCGTGGGGCAGCGCGATGGCGCCCCGTACCATCTGGTCCGCGTGGCGGGGATCCACGTTCAGCCGCATGGCCACGTCGACGGTCTCGTCGAATTTCGTCTTCGAGGTTTCCTTGACGATCGTCAACGCGTCCTCGAGGGGATAGTCCTTCCCCGCTTCCACTTTCTCCCTGGCGGCCAGGTAGCGCCTGCCTCTTTTCATGGCCCATCTCCTTGCGACTTGCCTCGGTTAGCCTTCCACCTCGATGCCCATGCTGCGGGCCGTGCCTTCGATCATGCGCATGGCCGCTTCCGTATCCGCGGCGTTCAGGTCCGGCTTCTTGAGCTCGGCGATCTGCCTCACCTGGTCCCGCGTTACCTTGCCGACCTTCTCGCGGTTGGGTTCGCCCGATGCCTTCGCCAGTCCAGCCTCGCGCTTGAGTAGCACCGCGGCCGGGGGCGTCTTCGTGATGAAAGAAAAACTGCGGTCGGCGTACACCGTGATCACGACCGGTATGATCAGCCCCATCTGGTCATTGGTCTTCGCGTTGAAGACCTTGCAGAACTCCATGGGATTGACGCCGTGCTGGCCGAGGGCCGATCCCACCGGCGGCGCCGGATTCGCCTGCCCGGCCGGTACCTGGAGCTTGATCACCGTAGTTATCTTCTTTGCCACAGCACCCTCCTACGTGACGTGGGAGACCTGGAGGAAATCGAGTTCCACCGGGGTCGCGCGTCCGAAAATGCTCACCATGACCTTCAGTTTCTGCCGGTCCGGATGTATCGCTTCCACCACGCCGGTGAAATCGGTGAACGGTCCGTCCGTCACCTTGACCTGGTCGCCGGTCCGGTAAGGGATCTCCACGCCTTCTCCCTTTTCCTTGGAAGGCTCGTCCCGGTGCAGTATGCGGTTCAGCTCATTTTCCCGCAGGGGCTGCGGCCGGGGCCCGCTCCCGACGAAATGGGTAACGCCAGGCGCGTTGGTTACCAGGTGCCAGGAATCACGGTCCATCTCCATTTCCACGAGGACGTAGCTCGGGAAAAGCTTGCGTATGGTAGACGTCTTCTTCCCCTGCTTCATCTCTACGATTTCTTCGGTAGGGATGAGGATCTCGCCGATCTTCTCTTCCAACCCTTCCCGGACCTTGAGTTTCTCCAGGTGGGTCTTCACCTTGTTCTCGTGACCCGAGTAGGTATGAATCACGTACCAGCGCTTGTCCATTGATCACCTCATCATAGGTCGCTACGCGTCAGGCCCCGAGCAGACGGCTCAGTATGATGGACAGGATGAAGTCGATCACGCCGGTGAAGGCGGCCAGGATGAGCGTGATGATGATGACCACGGTCGTCGAACCGATCAGTTCGTTCCGGCTCGGCCAGCTCACCTTGGAGAGCTCCGTCCTCACTTCCCTCAGAAAGTCCACCGTTCGTTCGTACATGATCCCTGCTTCGTGCGGTTGCGCCGGCCCGGGCCGTTCCTTCCCGCGTGCCCGCGCGCATGTGCGTACCGCATAAAAAGGCAGGCCGGAACCGTGTTTTCCGCTCAGTTCGCGTCGCCGGCCTGCGGTTATGCGCGTCTTCTATGTCAAGTTCATCCAGACCAGCCGGGGGGCGGCGCTTCGGCCGCTCCGTCCGGTGTCCTGTCTATACCTGCCGTACTACTCGATGACTTCGGTGACGACGCCCGCGCCGACGGTCCTGCCGCCTTCGCGTATGGCGAAGCGCAGTTCCCGGTCCATGGCGATGGGCTGCATGAGATTGACTTCCATGTCGACGTTGTCCCCGGGCATGACCATCTCCACGCCGGAGGGCAGTGCGACCGACCCGGTGACGTCGGTGGTGCGGAAGTAGAACTGGGGCCGGTAGTTGTTGAAGAAGGGGGTATGCCTTCCGCCTTCCTCCTGCTTGAGGACGTAGACCTGGGCCTTGAACTTGGTATGGGGCGTGATGGACCCGGGCTTGGCCACGACCTGGCCGCGCTCTAAGGATTCCTTGTCCACGCCGCGCAGGAGCAGTCCCACGTTGTCGCCGGCCCGCGCGTCGTCGAGGAACTTTCTGAACATCTCGATGTCGGTGACGACGGTCTTGCGGGTATCCTTGATGCCGATGATCTCCACCTCGTCGTTCTTGTTGATGACGCCGCTCTCCACGCGCCCGGTGCCGACGGTGCCCCTGCCGGTGATGGAGAAGACGTCCTCCACGGGCATGAGAAAGGGCCGGTCCTCGTCACGTACCGGGGTGGGGATGTACTCGTCGACGGTGTCCATGAGCTCGGTGATGGCCGTGGTGGCCTCCGAACCGGCCTCGCCTTCCATGGCCTGCAGGGCGCTGCCCCGGATCACGGGGATGTCGTCGCCCGGGAAGTCGTAGGAGGAGAGCAGTTCCCTGACCTCGAGCTCCACGAGTTCGAGCAGCTCCTCGTCGTCGACCTGGTCGCACTTGTTCAGAAAGACGACGATGGCGGGCACGTTGACCTGCCTGGCCAGGAGGATGTGCTCCCGGGTCTGGGGCATGGGCCCGTCGGCGGCGGAGACCACGAGGATGGCGCCGTCCATCTGGGCCGCTCCGGTGATCATGTTCTTGATGTAGTCGGCGTGTCCGGGACAGTCCACGTGGGCGTAGTGCCTGTTGGCGGTCTCGTACTCGGCGTGGTGCACGTTGATGGTGACGCCGCGCTCCTTCTCTTCGGGGGCGTTGTCGATCTGGTCGTAATCCTGGAACTCGGCCAGCCCCTGCTCGGCCAGGACCTTGGTGATCGCCGCCGTGAGGGTCGTCTTGCCGTGGTCCACGTGACCGATCGTGCCGATGTTCACGTGGGGCTTGGTACGCTCGAATCTTTCCTTCGACATGGAGTCTTTCTCCTGAACCGGCTGGGTTAACGAAACGTAAACGTCTTCTAAGTCAGCACCGAAGCCCTCGGCCGGACTTGAACCGGCGACCTACACCTTACCATGGTGTTGCTCTACCAACTGAGCTACAAGGGCGCTTTCGTTCAAGGTTCAGATAAGTTTTTACAGTTCTGCGGTAAAAACCTTCAGATATTCCGAACCTCGGACTCGGGACCTTTAGAGCGGGAAACGGGACTCGAACCCGCGACCCTCAGCTTGGAAGGCTGATGCTCTAGCCAACTGAGCTATTCCCGCCGGTCTTCGTTCTGAAGCTGCTGGTCAGCCTGGCCAGCCGGACCCCTTAGCGAAACATGGGGAGGGCAGGATTCGAACCTGCGAAGGCTGAGCCAACGGATTTACAGTCCGTCCCATTTGACCGCTCTGGAACCTCCCCTGGCTGCCTGAAAGCCACCACTCGGATTCGAACCGAGAACCTACTGATTACAAATCAGCCGCTCTGCCATTGGAGCTATGGTGGCCATTATAATCAGTACGGATCCGCATCTTGAGCAGCTCAAGAACACAGACAGGTAAATATAATCAACATCCCTGCCAATGTCAAGGGTGTAAGTAAAATTAAATGGAGACGGGGCCGGGCTACCGCCGAAGGCGGATGTGGAGTTCCCGGAGCTGTTTTTCGCTGACCTCCCCGGGCGCGCCCATGAGCAGGTCCTGGGCGTTCTGGTTCAGGGGGAAGGCGATGACCTCCCGGAGATTGGTCTCGTCGGTGAGGAGCAT encodes:
- the rplK gene encoding 50S ribosomal protein L11; translated protein: MAKKITTVIKLQVPAGQANPAPPVGSALGQHGVNPMEFCKVFNAKTNDQMGLIIPVVITVYADRSFSFITKTPPAAVLLKREAGLAKASGEPNREKVGKVTRDQVRQIAELKKPDLNAADTEAAMRMIEGTARSMGIEVEG
- the secE gene encoding preprotein translocase subunit SecE; the protein is MYERTVDFLREVRTELSKVSWPSRNELIGSTTVVIIITLILAAFTGVIDFILSIILSRLLGA
- a CDS encoding 50S ribosomal protein L1 → MKRGRRYLAAREKVEAGKDYPLEDALTIVKETSKTKFDETVDVAMRLNVDPRHADQMVRGAIALPHGTGKETRVLVLTRGEAQKDAQEAGADYVGADDYIEQIEKGWTDFDVVIATPDIMRDVGKLGRVLGPRGLMPNPKSGTVTFDVGPAVREVKAGRIEYRVDRNGNLHGPVGKVSFSVEQLTENASTFIDAVMRAKPASAKGQYIRRLTVSSAMGPGVQVDRQAAAREA
- the tuf gene encoding elongation factor Tu; this encodes MSKERFERTKPHVNIGTIGHVDHGKTTLTAAITKVLAEQGLAEFQDYDQIDNAPEEKERGVTINVHHAEYETANRHYAHVDCPGHADYIKNMITGAAQMDGAILVVSAADGPMPQTREHILLARQVNVPAIVVFLNKCDQVDDEELLELVELEVRELLSSYDFPGDDIPVIRGSALQAMEGEAGSEATTAITELMDTVDEYIPTPVRDEDRPFLMPVEDVFSITGRGTVGTGRVESGVINKNDEVEIIGIKDTRKTVVTDIEMFRKFLDDARAGDNVGLLLRGVDKESLERGQVVAKPGSITPHTKFKAQVYVLKQEEGGRHTPFFNNYRPQFYFRTTDVTGSVALPSGVEMVMPGDNVDMEVNLMQPIAMDRELRFAIREGGRTVGAGVVTEVIE
- the nusG gene encoding transcription termination/antitermination factor NusG; the encoded protein is MDKRWYVIHTYSGHENKVKTHLEKLKVREGLEEKIGEILIPTEEIVEMKQGKKTSTIRKLFPSYVLVEMEMDRDSWHLVTNAPGVTHFVGSGPRPQPLRENELNRILHRDEPSKEKGEGVEIPYRTGDQVKVTDGPFTDFTGVVEAIHPDRQKLKVMVSIFGRATPVELDFLQVSHVT